The nucleotide sequence AAAAGTTTTTGATAAAGTATCTAATGAGTTGAAAAGGGATTGTAGTAACTGGGAAAGTAGATTTATAGATAAAACTATAATAGATAAGAAAAAAGAGATAAGTAGTTGTTTTTTTCTGAGAATACATTAGAAATAGATGAAGAAACTATTTACAGGTTGTTTTATAACCCAAATACCATATACTATCACATGTTTTAGAGCATTGTTTAAAGCTTATAAGCTAGCTAAAGTAAATGAAAGAGATGCAAAAATATTTTTAGATAATATTGTTAATAGGATGCCTGAGGTATATGAAAAAATTGAATCAGGATATTATCTGAGACTATATAATGAAGACAAAGAAGCTTGGAATATATATTATGATATTTTAATCAATAAGAAAACAAGCGATTATAAGGATATTGCTTGGGAAATAGTCAAAGATTGTAAGGTTAATTAAATCCCCTTTTTATATAAGAAGAATACAGGAGTAATCCCTGTATTCTTCTCTATTTACCAATCAAAATGAAATTCTAAAAAATATTGACATATAAAACCAATTATAGTAATATATTAGAAATATCTAAAAACGCCTATTGTGCTTGATTGTACAATAGATATTTTTTTATAATCCGTAGGAAATTATATCTCATATTAAGTTGTGGGTAATTTTAAATATAATTTCAGTAATGGATTTCAACAAAATCTACCTTATATAATTTATTTAAATCGAAGGTTTTGTTCTAAATTAAAAGAACTTTTATTTTAGAACTAATAGTAATATAATAAATAGTATAAACATAAAAGCAGGAGGTAGTTAAATGCCGAGACCTATCAAATGGAGAAGGATTGAAAATCTGCCAGAGTACGAATATTTTGTACCTATTAATGTAGCTAATTGCGAATTGGAAGAAAATATTCTTAAAGTTGAAGAATTAGAAGCTATAAGACTTAAAGATTTAGAAGGATTAGATCAAGAAACATGTGCTAAGAGGATGGAGGTTTCAAGACAAACCTTCCAAAGAATTTATAATGAAGCTAAGATGAAGATAGCAGACAGCTTGGTTAATGGAAAAGCTATAAGGATAAGAGGAGGAAACTATACACAAAATATATG is from Caloranaerobacter sp. TR13 and encodes:
- a CDS encoding DUF134 domain-containing protein produces the protein MPRPIKWRRIENLPEYEYFVPINVANCELEENILKVEELEAIRLKDLEGLDQETCAKRMEVSRQTFQRIYNEAKMKIADSLVNGKAIRIRGGNYTQNICVFVCSECGTKWENRVEDIHEDEIKCPECGSKDFYCTDKPGRSFCQKRCRGRGRGLRKHRRCEINNE